The sequence CCCATCCCAGTCAAAGATGTGGGTGACATGCTCCCATCTCAGCTTTTGAAGATGCTCCTTCCTTTCATGCTGAATGAAACACTACTACATTCCTTAAATTTATCTGACAGCTCAGCAGACTGGCATAGGCTGCCTGTGTTTTCCCATCTGTTACCGACTGTTTCCACTTGGAACAGCAGTATATATGGCCTGCTAAAGGCTGGGGGAAATGCTTCCGACAGCTCCGAGTGGAGACATGTCTCACGGCTCTGGCATGCCACTGGCAAAGTGTTGACCACCAAATGGAACCTGACAGAAGTGGATGAGTATGTGAAACTCTTGGAAATTATGAAAAAAGCTCTAATTCTTGTGGACTTGGGGGTAGCTCATGGAAAAACATTAGTGCACAAGATTTTTCATAATTCCACTGGAGGAATGAAATCGTCAGATCTGAAtgatttatttagtttattaaAACTCCTTTTCAATTCAACTTCTGCCACAAACAGCACTCTGGAGTTGGAAAGAATATTTCAGGAAGTAGTCCCACTGTATGAGATTGATGGTAGAGGACTGTTTTACACTAATCCCCAAGGGAAAGAATATCAAGATATTCTAACCACGGCTGCAGTGATTTGGAATCAGATCATCTTAAACAGGACTCATTTTAATACAGAGAAAGCTTGGGAGGTTATCAAAATGATTGCACTTCATGCAATCTCGCTTGAAGACATAGAAAATTATCCCAGCATAAATGAAGAAGTGTCATCATTATTTTCTGACTTCTTGTTGACCCCtataacttctgaaaattttgcagagcagctctcGTCCCTCGAACAGCTTCTTGCTGCCGTGGCAAAGGTGAATACCAGTGATCATTATCTGCTGATCTCTTCTTTGTCTAAGCTAATGCAGAAACTCCAGAGTTCCCCTCATGGAAGGCTGGGAAATGAACTTCACACTTTCTTGCAGATTGCTGAAATTGTCCAGTCCATGAACTGGGACAGCATAGACAGTCTTACTTTCCGCTCACTTCTAGACATACTGCAAAATCTGGTCAGTGCCATGAAAAGTGACTCCAGTCTTCCTCTCAGTAAGGAACTTAAGCAGCTAATACGCATTATGTCCTCTGTATTTGAGCTGTACGATGAAGTCAACCCTGGGGGAGCCAACATCTCCATATACTTGCAAGCCTTACAAAGGAGTATCcgtattttaaaagatttgcaGAAAAGTTATGATATCAGTGAGCTGGAAACTGTTATCcgatattttgatttttatagtAACTATGTCCAGAGACTGTATGAAATATGGAGAGCAGGCATGAAAGTCCTTCATGACCCCAGCTTAAATAgaacagtggaagaaaaaataggcATTGTTGTTCATGTCTCGCAGATGCTGTTGGATGGGGAGTTTAGCGAGTCTTCCTTACAGCACACTGCTTCTCTGAAGGCCAAAGTGGCAGATCTCATGTACTTAGTCTTGAGCCCTTTCCTTGAGAATAGCGATGGCAGTTCCAGGACAATCCTGAACTGCTCCGCTCAGGATGTGCTCCACATAGCAGCTCAGGTGCTTTTTGAAAATACCACCCTAAGCAAGTCCTTAGCCAGGAGCCCCTGCAAAGCACTCTTTGATTTCCTGGACATGGAGAGAGGAACTCTGCACAACGAAAGCTTTACCAAACTGTTCCAGCTTGCCATATCGAACCTGAAACTGTCTCCAGAGTTTGCTAGTGTCTACAAGAACAGCAGCGAACGCTTCTCCAGGGAGCTGTCGTGCACCATCCAGTCTCTGCAGTTTACTCTGCACCTCCTTTCCAAATTTAAGCTCGTCTCTG is a genomic window of Oxyura jamaicensis isolate SHBP4307 breed ruddy duck chromosome 7 unlocalized genomic scaffold, BPBGC_Ojam_1.0 oxy7_random_OJ75087, whole genome shotgun sequence containing:
- the LOC118157609 gene encoding uncharacterized protein LOC118157609, with the translated sequence PVKDVGDMLPSQLLKMLLPFMLNETLLHSLNLSDSSADWHRLPVFSHLLPTVSTWNSSIYGLLKAGGNASDSSEWRHVSRLWHATGKVLTTKWNLTEVDEYVKLLEIMKKALILVDLGVAHGKTLVHKIFHNSTGGMKSSDLNDLFSLLKLLFNSTSATNSTLELERIFQEVVPLYEIDGRGLFYTNPQGKEYQDILTTAAVIWNQIILNRTHFNTEKAWEVIKMIALHAISLEDIENYPSINEEVSSLFSDFLLTPITSENFAEQLSSLEQLLAAVAKVNTSDHYLLISSLSKLMQKLQSSPHGRLGNELHTFLQIAEIVQSMNWDSIDSLTFRSLLDILQNLVSAMKSDSSLPLSKELKQLIRIMSSVFELYDEVNPGGANISIYLQALQRSIRILKDLQKSYDISELETVIRYFDFYSNYVQRLYEIWRAGMKVLHDPSLNRTVEEKIGIVVHVSQMLLDGEFSESSLQHTASLKAKVADLMYLVLSPFLENSDGSSRTILNCSAQDVLHIAAQVLFENTTLSKSLARSPCKALFDFLDMERGTLHNESFTKLFQLAISNLKLSPEFASVYKNSSERFSRELSCTIQSLQFTLHLLSKFKLVSELENSWVQEKMTALSAVVEGLLQSNASCPIPVKD